Proteins co-encoded in one Pleurodeles waltl isolate 20211129_DDA unplaced genomic scaffold, aPleWal1.hap1.20221129 scaffold_239, whole genome shotgun sequence genomic window:
- the LOC138275440 gene encoding histone H1-like produces MAETAPAAAAPPAEVAPKKKPKKAAGTSKAKKPSGPSVSELILKAVTASAERKGVSLAALKKVLSADGYDVDKNKSRVKAALKSLVSKGALAQLKGTGASGSFKVNKKQLEGKKAAKKAAAKTKKPAAKKAAPAAKKPKKAPAGVKKSPKKVKKPAAAKSPKKPKAAPAKKAAKSPAKAKAVKPKVAKKSPAMVVKPKAAKPKAAKPKKAAPKKK; encoded by the coding sequence ATGGCTGAAACCGCTCCAGCTGCCGCGGCCCCTCCCGCTGAAGTAGCCCCCAAGAAGAAGCCGAAGAAGGCAGCGGGGACTTCTAAGGCCAAGAAGCCTTCGGGACCCAGCGTCTCCGAGCTCATCCTGAAGGCGGTCACCGCCTCTGCCGAGAGGAAGGGAGTCTCCCTGGCGGCCCTGAAGAAGGTTCTGAGCGCCGACGGCTACGATGTGGACAAGAACAAGAGCCGCGTTAAGGCCGCCCTCAAGAGCCTGGTCAGCAAGGGCGCCCTGGCCCAGCTGAAGGGCACCGGCGCCTCCGGCTCCTTCAAGGTGAACAAGAAGCAGCTGGAGGGCAAGAAGGCGGCCAAGAAGGCTGCGGCCAAGACCAAGAAACCAGCAGCCAAGAAAGCTGCCCCTGCCGCCAAGAAGCCCAAAAAGGCCCCCGCGGGGGTGAAGAAGAGCCCGAAGAAGGTCAAGAAGCCGGCGGCAGCAAAGAGCCCCAAGAAGCCCAAAGCTGCCCCAGCCAAGAAGGCTGCCAAGAGTCCAGCGAAAGCAAAGGCGGTCAAGCCCAAAGTAGCCAAGAAAAGTCCAGCCATGGTAGTGAAACCCAAGGCGGCCAAACCCAAAGCAGCCAAGCCCAAAAAGGCAGCGCCCAAGAAGAAGTAA
- the LOC138275441 gene encoding histone H3-like gives MARGFNQSEQPSVSQCINRPLCGGDPILSRTSRRESSVFAMARTKQTARKSTGGKAPRKQLATKAARKSAPATGGVKKPHRYRPGTVALREIRRYQKSTELLIRKLPFQRLVREIAQDFKTDLRFQSSAVMALQEASEAYLVGLFEDTNLCAIHAKRVTIMPKDIQLARRIRGERA, from the coding sequence ATGGCCCGAGGCTTCAACCAATCAGAGCAGCCCTCCGTCTCCCAGTGTATAAATAGGCCTCTGTGCGGCGGAGACCCCATTCTATCTCGCACGTCGCGCAGAGAAAGTTCCGTCTTCGCCATGGCCCGCACCAAGCAGACCGCCCGCAAGTCCACCGGAGGGAAAGCGCCTCGCAAGCAGCTGGCCACCAAGGCTGCCCGCAAGAGCGCGCCTGCCACCGGAGGAGTCAAGAAGCCTCACCGCTACAGGCCCGGGACCGTGGCTCTCCGCGAGATCCGCCGCTACCAGAAGTCCACCGAGCTGCTCATCCGCAAGCTGCCCTTCCAGCGCCTGGTGCGGGAGATTGCGCAGGACTTCAAGACCGACCTGCGCTTCCAGAGCTCGGCCGTCATGGCCCTGCAGGAGGCCAGCGAGGCCTACCTGGTCGGGCTCTTTGAGGACACCAACTTGTGCGCCATCCACGCCAAGAGGGTCACCATCATGCCCAAGGACATTCAGCTGGCCCGTCGTATCCGCGGCGAGAGGGCCTAA
- the LOC138275443 gene encoding histone H2B 1.2-like — MPEPAKSAPAPKKGSKKALSKPPKKDGKKRKRTRKESYAIYIYKVMKQVHPDTGISSKAMGIMNSFVNDIFERIAGEASRLAHYNQRRTITSREIQTAVRLLLPGELAKHAVSEGTKAVTKYTSAK, encoded by the coding sequence ATGCCTGAACCAGCCAAGTCCGCGCCGGCTCCCAAGAAGGGCTCCAAGAAAGCGCTGTCCAAGCCACCCAAGAAGGACGGGAAGAAgcgcaagaggaccaggaaggagAGCTACGCTATCTACATTTACAAAGTGATGAAGCAGGTGCACCCTGACACCGGCATCTCCTCCAAGGCCATGGGCATCATGAACTCCTTCGTCAACGACATCTTTGAGCGCATCGCTGGGGAGGCTTCCCGTCTGGCTCACTACAACCAGCGGCGCACCATCACCTCCCGGGAGATCCAGACCGCCGTGCGCCTGCTGCTGCCCGGAGAGCTGGCCAAGCACGCCGTGTCTGAAGGCACCAAGGCTGTCACCAAGTACACAAGCGCCAAGTAA
- the LOC138275442 gene encoding histone H2A type 2-C: MSGRGKQGGKARAKAKTRSSRAGLQFPVGRVHRLLRKGSYAERVGAGAPVYLAAVLEYLTAEILELAGNAARDNKKTRIIPRHLQLAIRNDEELNKLLGRVTIAQGGVLPNIQAVLLPKKTESHKAGGKASK, from the coding sequence ATGTCTGGACGCGGAAAGCAAGGAGGCAAGGCCCGCGCTAAAGCCAAGACACGCTCTTCCAGAGCTGGACTCCAGTTCCCTGTGGGCCGTGTGCACAGGCTGCTCCGAAAGGGAAGCTACGCCGAGCGGGTCGGCGCCGGTGCCCCTGTCTATCTGGCTGCAGTTCTGGAGTACCTGACGGCCGAGATCCTCGAGCTGGCTGGCAACGCGGCCCGGGACAACAAGAAGACCCGCATCATCCCCAGGCACCTCCAGCTCGCCATCCGCAACGACGAGGAGCTCAACAAGCTGCTGGGCAGAGTTACCATCGCCCAGGGAGGCGTTCTGCCAAACATCCAGGCCGTGCTGCTGCCCAAGAAAACCGAGAGCCACAAGGCTGGGGGCAAAGCAAGCAAGTGA
- the LOC138275444 gene encoding histone H4, with the protein MSGRGKGGKGLGKGGAKRHRKVLRDNIQGITKPAIRRLARRGGVKRISGLIYEETRGVLKVFLENVIRDAVTYTEHAKRKTVTAMDVVYALKRQGRTLYGFGG; encoded by the coding sequence ATGTCTGGACGCGGCAAAGGAGGAAAGGGGCTCGGCAAAGGCGGTGCCAAGAGGCACAGGAAGGTGCTCCGCGACAACATCCAGGGCATCACCAAGCCCGCCATTCGCCGCCTGGCTCGCCGCGGCGGTGTCAAGCGCATCTCCGGCCTCATCTACGAGGAGACCCGCGGTGTGCTGAAGGTTTTCCTGGAGAACGTCATCCGGGACGCCGTCACCTATACCGAGCACGCCAAGAGAAAGACCGTCACCGCCATGGATGTGGTCTACGCCCTGAAGCGCCAGGGACGTACTCTCTACGGATTTGGCGGTTAA
- the LOC138275445 gene encoding histone H1-like — MAETAPAAAAPPAEVAPKKKPKKAAGTSKAKKPSGPSVSELILKAVTASAERKGVSLAALKKVLSADGYDVDKNKSRVKAALKSLVSKGALAQLKGTGASGSFKVNKKQLEGKKAAKKAAAKTKKPAAKKAAPAAKKPKKAPAGVKKSPKKVKKPAAAKSPKKPKAAPAKKAAKSPAKAKAVKPKVAKKSPAMVVKPKAAKPKAAKPKKAAPKKK; from the coding sequence ATGGCTGAAACCGCTCCAGCTGCCGCGGCCCCTCCCGCTGAAGTAGCCCCCAAGAAGAAGCCGAAGAAGGCAGCGGGGACTTCTAAGGCCAAGAAGCCTTCGGGACCCAGCGTCTCCGAGCTCATCCTGAAGGCGGTCACCGCCTCTGCCGAGAGGAAGGGAGTCTCCCTGGCGGCCCTGAAGAAGGTTCTGAGCGCCGACGGCTACGATGTGGACAAGAACAAGAGCCGCGTTAAGGCCGCCCTCAAGAGCCTGGTCAGCAAGGGCGCCCTGGCCCAGCTGAAGGGCACCGGCGCCTCCGGCTCCTTCAAGGTGAACAAGAAGCAGCTGGAGGGCAAGAAGGCGGCCAAGAAGGCTGCGGCCAAGACCAAGAAACCAGCAGCCAAGAAAGCTGCCCCTGCCGCCAAGAAGCCCAAAAAGGCCCCCGCCGGGGTGAAGAAGAGCCCGAAGAAGGTCAAGAAGCCGGCGGCAGCAAAGAGCCCCAAGAAGCCCAAAGCTGCCCCAGCCAAGAAGGCTGCCAAGAGTCCAGCGAAAGCAAAGGCGGTCAAGCCCAAAGTAGCCAAGAAAAGTCCAGCCATGGTAGTGAAACCCAAGGCGGCCAAACCCAAAGCAGCCAAGCCCAAAAAGGCAGCGCCCAAGAAGAAGTAA